The following are encoded in a window of Hippoglossus stenolepis isolate QCI-W04-F060 chromosome 10, HSTE1.2, whole genome shotgun sequence genomic DNA:
- the im:7136021 gene encoding uncharacterized protein im:7136021: protein MEQLPPEVWVHVFSFLSPEEKHTVRRCCRCLRRLIDHGSLWRDHTVVLSDLRRYTYGFWDTLRHRKLTRVSVRHLRRKEWRRLVRFLPSLTAIVFVDGGRLYRERYLDHLARFPELRDLGVRNAAWDEAMLGRSVSEHLRERLTHLSVCNVRLPCTEQFISTVCHLVNLRYLLFHQQGEGYGLDTVRPVPCGVFHRLLRDLSKLRHLSWGMRGEPPEPLPDDYLSPLEPGSSRYGGPALTNLELVDYPETLLPENALRSLTSLRSLTVRYRYIREGIQCRLTSWLSPLQQLETLKIIGGNSLATYTTTIPSSVTRLMLRVAITLKDMDSIAPKVPALEHLDIEQNRSSGSLCRRIPMLFPQLRTLRIRFFRREPEKDLLSLHRLRHLVQLELLVERSYILRDYLNGHPWPSPCVQELIDQLRELSENRITVITTMRQRNPLRECDCVWEGD, encoded by the exons ATGGAGCAGCTGCCTCCTGAAGTGTGGGTGCACGTGTTCAGCTTCCTGAGCCCGGAGGAGAAGCACACGGtccgccgctgctgccgctgcctccGGAGGCTCATCGACCACGGCTCCCTGTGGCGGGACCACACGGTGGTTCTGTCCGACCTGCGCCGCTACACCTACGGCTTCTGGGACACGCTGCGCCACCGCAAGCTCACCCGGGTGTCGGTGCGACACCTGCGGCGCAAAGAGTGGCGGCGGCTCGTCCGGTTCCTCCCGTCGCTCACCGCCATCGTGTTCGTGGACGGGGGCCGGTTGTACAGGGAGCGGTACCTGGATCACCTGGCCCGGTTCCCGGAGCTGAGGGACCTCGGGGTGCGGAACGCCGCCTGGGACGAAGCGATGCTCGGCCGGAGCGTGAGCGAGCACCTGCGGGAGCGACTCACGCACCTGAGCGTGTGCAACGTGCGGCTGCCGTGCACGGAGCAGTTCATCAGCACCGTGTGTCACCTGGTCAACCTGCGGTACCTGCTCTTCCACCAGCAGGGGGAGGGCTACGGGCTGGACACGGTGAGGCCGGTGCCCTGCGGGGTTTTCCACCGGCTGCTGCGGGACCTCAGCAAGCTCCGGCACCTGTCGTGGGGGATGAGGGGGGAACCTCCGGAGCCGCTGCCCGACGATTACCTGAGTCCCCTTGAGCCAG GATCGAGCCGGTATGGCGGCCCGGCGCTCACCAATCTGGAGCTGGTGGATTACCCAGAAACCCTCCTGCCGGAGAACGCCCTGAGGAGCCTGACCTCGCTCAGGTCGCTGACTGTTCGCTACAGGTACATCAGAGAGGGGATCCAGTGTCGCCTGACGTCCTGGCTCagtcctctgcagcagctggaaactCTCAAGATCATCG GTGGTAATTCTCTCGCCACATATACGACCACCATCCCGTCCAGCGTGACCAGACTGATGCTGCGTGTGGCCATAACTCTGAAAGACATGGACTCCATCGCTCCTAAGGTGCCGGCGCTCGAGCACCTGGACATCGAGCAGAACCGCTCCAGCGGCAGCCTCTGCAGACGGATCCCCATGTTGTTCCCTCAGCTCCGGACGCTCAGGATACG GTTTTTCCGCCGAGAACCAGAGAAAGACCTGCTGAGCCTCCACCGGCTGCGACACCTGgtgcagctggagctgctggtggagcgCTCCTACATCCTCAGAGATTACCTGAACGGTCACCCCTGGCCCAGCCCCTGCGTGCAGGAGCTGATCGACCAGCTCCGCGAGCTGTCGGAGAACCGGATCACCGTGATCACCACGATGCGCCAGAGAAACCCTCTGCgagagtgtgactgtgtgtgggagggggacTGA